The nucleotide sequence CGCTATTAAGATGCTGATTAAGAAAATAAATTATTTTTGTTTTGTTTTTCTTCACAAAATTCTTGCATAGCCATGCTACGGAATAATTTTTTGAATAAAAACAGGGCGAAAAGAAATGTTTTATTTTCAGTATCTTGATGGCGGTTTAGTATTACTTCCCAATACAAAACCTCCCAAAAATATTACCGAGAATTTCATCATTGGTAATTTCTCCAGTAATTTCTCCCATTTGTTGAAGAATACTTCTAATATCAATTGAGATAAAATCTTTAGAAACAGAATTTTCAATAGCGGTGTCAATATCTTTTATTGACTTTAAAATATCTATGAGTATTTTGTAATGTCTTGTGTTGGTAACAACCGAAAAATCACCTTCGTATTTTTCAACATCAAGTTTTTTTATAAGAGTCTTTTTTAATTCTGTAATATTTTTTTGAAATTTTGAAGAAATAAATACTACATCTTTATCAATGCTTTTATATTTCTTCTTTATCTCCCCTATTTTTTCTTTGTTAATTTTATCAAATTTGTTGGCAACAATTACAAACTTGGATTTTAGCTGCAACTGTTTTATATCTTCTTTTACATCTTCGGATGATAATTCTGTTACATCAAAAAGATAAATAATTATATCAGCTTTATTAATTTTTTCAAGAGTTCTTGCTATACCAATTTTTTCAATTTCATTTTCCGATTGAGTAAGCCCTGCTGTATCAACAAATCTAAAAAGTATTCCATCAATATTTATTACATCCTCAATAAAATCTCTGGTTGTTCCTGGAATATGAGAAGTTATTGCTCTCTCATCTTCAAGCAATGAATTCAACAAAGTAGATTTCCCTGCATTTGGTCTGCCGGCAATAACCACAGAAACTCCTTGTTTCAAAACATTCCCAAGCTTAAAAGAATCTACCATTACAGCAACTTCTTTTTTTATTTCAATCAAAATATTACTAAGTTGCTCATTTGTTGCAAACTCAACATCCTCCTCTGCAAAATCCAGTTCCAGTTCAAACAATGTAGAAAGGTCAAGAAGTTTTGTTCTAAGAAGTTTTATCCTTTCCGAAAAGCCACCCCTCATTTGATTTATCGCAATTTTATGAGATGCTTTTGTTTCTGAATCAATAACATCAACCACAGCTTCAGCTTGAGAAAGATCAAGTTTTTTATTTAGAAATGCACGTAAGGTAAACTCACCCGCACTTGCCTGCTTTGCTCCTTTTTTTAAAAGCAAATTCATCATTTCATTAAGAATGAACAAAGAGCCATGACAAGAAATTTCAATTAAATCTTCACCGGTGTAAGAACCCGGATTTTTAAAAACACTTACTAAAACTTCATCAACAACAGTTTCTTTATCTTTTATAAATCCATAATGTATTGTTTGAGTAGCAACTTTTTTAAGGTCTTTTCCTGTAAAAATAGAATTAACAATTTCAAAGGCTTTTGTTCCCGAAACTCTAATTATTCCAAGAGCTCCTTTCCCCGGAGCTGTTGCAATTGCAGCTATTGTATCAGTTTGATTTGCGTTTATCATAATTATTTAATGAGTAGCAAAGTTATCATTTTTTTGAAACTTGTTTGCAACGCTAAAAGCAATTAATAGCAAGTTGCGTTAAAAGCTACCAATATAATTCGTTTCTTTTTCGGGCTTATTTTTGCTTTAGCAACAGCTATTGTTTAAAACAAATTTTAAAATCCTTAAATTTGCAGTTGCAAAAAAAACAATAAATTTTAAGACATGACAGCAATACTTAACTAATTAAATAACAAGCACATGAGATACTTAGTTATAATATTTTCGATTATTTTTATTTTCAGCATTTCTTCATGTAATCACAAAGATTCTAAAGACAAAAAAAATCAAGAAAAGCAATTAGAAAATATCCCAACATCCATAGGAGGAATTTATGAACTATTTGTGGTAGGAGAAAACCTCACTTCAAATCCTGAATTAAAAATAAAAATATCAGAATCAATTAGTCAGATAATTCCTGCATTACCCCAGCCTGAGCAAATGTTCTCTCTCACTTTTATTGATGTTAATAATTTTAATGCAAATTTTAGAAAAAACATTAATGTACTATTGCTTTCAGTATTACCAAAGGACAAACAAATGCAAAATCTTATTGGGAACATCACTACAAAGGAAAATATAAACTTTATCAAAATCAAGAATGTTTGGAGTGAACCACAAAAAGTAATCAGTGTTTCGGGAAACACAGAAGAAGCTTTAATTTCTGAATTGCAAAAAAGAAAAGTAGAAATTTTTAATTCTTTTGATAAAACTTCCAAAATAAAATTAAGAAATCTTATTTACAAAAAAAACGAGCATTCAAAATTTACTAAAAGACTTAGTGAAAATCATAATTTTAAATTTTTAGTTCCAAAAAATTACTTTTTTGTACTTGAAGCGTTCCCCGGCAACAGAGATACAATTCTTGAAAAATACAATCTAAACAGCTTAGCTTGGATGCGTAGCGAATCAGAAAAATCAAACAACAATATAATTATTTATTCTGTTGATTACGATAAGAAATTACTTGAATCGGAAAAGGAAATTTTCAAACTTAAATCAAAAGTCAGTAAAATTGTAACAAGTAAAAACAAAGATTCTTATATGTCAATTGACACAATTCATTACGATTATTATTTTCAAAAAAACAAATTAAATAATCTTGAAGCCTTTGAATTAAAAGGAATCTGGCAAATGGAAAATGACTGGATGGGTGGTCCTTTTATCAATTACATTATTCCTGATAAAAAGAATAACAGAATCATTTTTATTGAAGCATTTATTTATGCCGCAGGAACTCAAAAGCGAAATTTTGTAAAACGACTAGAAGTCATCCTTGAAACTTTTTCTTTAGGCTCTTAAAAAACAACTAATGCTAAGATGTTAACGATATTTAGTCTTTCTAAGAAAACACCAAATAACAAATTTCAAATGACAAATAAACACCAAATAATAAAATTCCAATTTTTCAAAATGTTTGAATATTAGATAATTGGTTATTGAGAATTATTTGTTTTTTGATGTTTGAGATTTGTTATTTTTAAAATGAATAGTTTTCTAAGAGGCACTATTTATATTGCTACTTTCAGTCCGTATTGTTGTTGGAGTTCTATGTTGCCACTTCAATATTCATTTTTTGAATATCGAATATCGAACAAGGAATTATGAATAATGAAGTTTACGCAAAGCGGTTTTTTTCAGGCTTGACCTGAAAAAATTTAGATTAACCTTATTAAGGAATTTACAAAAATCAGCACATTAATTGTATGCTCTTTGTGTATCTTTGTGCCTTACTGTCTTCGTGGCAATTTCTCTTTTGTAACTTTATAGAGTGGACTCATTTATGAAAAAAATATTACTGACAATAACATTTTTCAGCATCTTTTTTACAGCAGTTTTTTCTCAAAACACTACTGACGAACAACTTGCAATTCAGTATTTTCAGAATGAAGAATACGAAAAAGCAATCGTTATTTTTGAAGAACTTTTTGAAAAAGATCAGTCATCACTATACATTTATAATTATTATTTCAGTTGTCTTTTAAATCTCAAAGAATTCAAAGAAGCTAAATCTTTACTCAAAAAGTTAAATCGTAAATATCCTGATAAAACCGAATACATAGTGGATTTAGGATATCTTTATGAATTGACTGATAACGATAAAAAAGCAAAAAATATTTATAAGGATGTTCTCAATGATTTAACTGCTGATGAAGTTATTATTCGCCATGTTGCAAATGCTTTTTATAAACGGAAAAAAATTGATTTGGCAATAAAAACATATCAAAAAGGACGAAAAATTCTCAGAGACAAAACAGCATTTGGATTTACGCTTGCTACTTTGTATTCCCTTAACGGAGAAATAGAAAATATGACATTTGAATATTTGCAGATTCTTGATAATACGCCAAAAAAACTAGAAGCTATACAAGACCTTTTACAAGATAAGATTCAAGCAACAGCAACTTACAAAAAAGTAAAAACAATAGTAATAAAAGAAGTTCAATCAAAAAATTACCCGTCAACTTATGTTGATTTACTTAGCTGGCTTTTTATTCAAAAAAAGGATTTTAAAGCCGCTTTTCGTCAGCAAAAAGCATTAGACAAAAGATATAACAACAACAATCGCGGACTTATAAAACTATCAGAAACCTGCATTTTGAACAAAGCATACTCTGTGGCAGAAGAAATTTATAACTATATTATTAGTAAAGGACAAAAGACCCCATATTTTTATCATGCAAAATTCGGATTAATTGACATTCAATATTTGCAACTTAAAAACAATCCCAATCCTGATATTGAATCAATAAGAAAAATTGAAAAAGAATATTCGGAATATATTAATTATGAATTTTACAAATACATTAGACTTACTGAAAAAGTTATTCTACGACTCGGAGAAATAAAAGCAGTTTATTTGAATAATGTACCAGGAGCTATAAATTTTTTATCAAAATACCTTAATGTTCGTCAAATAAGTAAAGAAACAAAAGCACAAATAAAATTATCACTTGGCGACTACTATGTTCTTGATGGCGATGTGTGGGAAGCAACTTTACTTTACAAGCAAGTTGACAAAATGTTCCGAGACCATCCATTGGGACATATTGCTAAATTTCGCAGTGCAAAGCTTTCTTTTTTTATGGGCGATTTTGAATGGGCTAATGACCAGCTTGATATTTTAAAAGCTTCAACCTCCGAGCTTATTGCAAACGATGCTTTGCAATTATCAATGCTTATTCAAGATAATCTCGGACTTGACTCAACAGATCATGCACTAAAAATGTATGCAAGAGCAGATTTTTATTTATTCAAAAATAATTTTAATAGTGCCACAACTACTATTGATTCCATTTTTTTAAAATTCCCCCAGCATTCACTTAGCGATGATGCATTATTCTTAAAAGGAAGAATTCAGCTTAAACAAAAACATTTTGAAAAAGCAATTGAGAATTTCCAAAATGTTTATAAAAATTATCCCGATGACATCCTTGCTGATGATGCACTGTACAAAACTGCAATTATTTATGAGCAATTTTTAAATAACAATGAAGAAGCATTTAAAATTTATGAAAAAATTATTCTCGATTATCCGGGAAGTGTATTTGTTGTGAATGCACGAAATAAATACAGAAAAATGAAAACTGACAAAAAAGACATTTTAATTGAGAATTGATATTGTAAAAACCTCCCATAAAATTTGGTATGCAATTTGTCATATAACGACATCCGAATATTTAAATGTTTAATTTGCAAAAAAACAAAATTATGATTACAAAAATTTATTTTATCACACTTATCCTCATTGCAAGTAATTTCCTTACATCATCTTGCAACAATAATAGCGACAAAAAAGAAGCTGCTAAAAATTACATTAAAGAACAATCTATAAATAATGTACCCGGAAATACAGTAGCAGCACAACCCCAAAAAGATTCCAATAAAAAAGGAAATAAAAAAGCTGTTAAAATTATGACAAGTAGTAATTTTAGCACAACAATATCTTCGGGAGTAACACTCGTTGATTTTTGGGCTACATGGTGTCGTCCTTGCCTTATGCAAGCACCTATTGTTGAAGAAGTAGCAGTAGAAATAGGTAATAAAGCAACAATAGGAAAACTTGATGTTGACCAAGCAGGAATGATAGCACAACAATATGGCATAAGAAATATCCCAACAATTTTAATTTTTAAAGATGGTGAAGTTGTAGAACGATTTGTTGGATTAAAAGACAAACAGTCATTACTCAACGCAATAAACAAGCATCTTTAAAGAAAAATGAAAGAAACTACTATCAAGATAAAAGCTACTTTGAATTACAAAATTTTCAATCTTATACCTCTCAAAGTTGTCCTATCTGCCTTAGTTGGCACTTTAATCGGATTCCTATATTACAAATTGGTTGGATGTAGAAGCGGTTCATGTCCAATAACTTCCAATCCTTATTTAACAATGGGTATGGGATTTATTAGCGGTGTGCTGTTAAGTGTGGATGAAAAGAAAAAATAATTTTATCTAATACCAAGTTGTCAAGAAAGAAACTCAATTAATGCAGTTTCATCAAGTATTTTTAATTTCTTTCCCTTTGCTGAAATTATTTTTGTGTCATTTAACTCCCTTATCACCCTGCTGAGTGAAGGTCTTGTTACACCAAACAAACTTGCAAGCTTTGATTGTGATAATGGTAGAAAAATCTCTTTTTCATTGCTTTGATTACTCAAATTAATTATGTAATGAGCAAACTTTCCTTTAATGCTATGAAATGATAAGAATTTAATTTTTGTTGATAAAAATTGTGATTGATTGGAAATTATATTCAAATAGTTCATAAGTACAGCTTTGTTAAGTTGTAAAATTTTCAAAAATGAATCTTTGTGAATAAATAAAATTTCAACATTACAATTTGCAATAATATCAACAGGATAAACATTATTTTTACCAAACAAAAAAGCAGGTGCCAATACTTTTGGCGTTTGCATATCTTCAATTTTAATTATTTTTCCTCCAAAATCAACCATTTCTCCCCTAACATCTCCAGCTATCAAAATATTTATTCCTTTCACTATATTTCCTGATGTTGCTATCAATTCATTTTTTACAAATTTTCTTTTTCTGTATGTAAAAGATTCTAAAAGTTCTTCAATCTCTGAAGAATTCAGACCATTGAATAAAAGACATTTAAGCAATATTTGATACATAATTTTTTTTGACAAAAATAAACAAATTTGTAACATTTGTTACATATTTTGGTTTTTCAGTTAAGTATTTTTGTTCCGAAAAATAAGTTTAGGAATGAAACGAGATATTGTAAAAATAGATGAAGAATTATGTAACGGATGTGGAGATTGTATTCCCAATTGTCATGAAGGAGCTTTGCAAATTATTGATGAAAAAGCAAGGTTAGTAAGCGATTTGATGTGTGACGGATTAGGTGCTTGTATTGGTCATTGTCCTTTAGGAGCAATAACAATAGAGCAACGAGAAGCCGAAGCCTATAACGAAACAAAAGTAATGGTTGACATGATAAAGAAAGGAAAGAATACTGTAATTGCACATTTAGTTCACTTAAAAGAACATCAAGAACTTGAATTAATGAAAGAAGGAATAAATTATTTAAAAGCAAATGAACAGAACTTAGATTTTGATTTAAGTGAAACTATTACTGCTATTCATACAGAAAAAAAATCTTCTTGTGAAAGTGGTGGTTGCCCGGGTTCAGCCCCTGTAAGTATCAATAGCGACTTAAAATTAGATTTTAGTACAGGTAGTTTAAAATCCGAATTAAAACAATGGCCTGTTCAATTTCATCTCATCAACCCTGTTGCTGCATATTTTAAAAATACTGATTTATTACTCGCTGCTGATTGTGTAGCTTTTTCAATTGGTAATTTCCATCAGGATTATTTAAAAGGAAAACAACTTATTATTGCTTGCCCTAAACTTGATAGTGAACAAGATAGTTATTTGCAAAAATTGATTCACTTAATTGATAACGCTAAAGTAAATACAATAACGACCATGATTATGCAAGTACCTTGTTGTGGAGGATTGTTGCAATTAGTAAAAACTGCTATTGAAAAAGCGAATCGTAAAGTGCCAGTTAAATTGATAGTTGTAGGAATAGAAGGAAATATTTTACAAGAAGATTGGATTTAAAATTAAAAAAGATGAAAATAAAAAAAGTTGAAATAACAGAAAAGAAAAAAAATCCGCATAACACTGATGCAAGATTATTATATGATATGGATGAAGCACAAGCAGTGCATATCACACTAAAATCAGGAGAAAGTTTAAAACCACATATTACTCCTGTAAATGTATTTTTCTATATTCTTGAAGGAGAACCGACAATAGTGATAGGCAAAGAAAAAGAAATTGTAAAAAAAGATTGCTTAGTTGAAAGTCCTAAAGATATTCCTCATTGCATTTATAATTATTCAGAAAATGATGTAAGAGTTTTGGTTGTGAAAGTTCCTAAACCAACAACTGCTACTAAAATTCTTTAGGATTTGTTATTATTCAAAAAAGAGATTGTTCAATAATAACATCTTAGCATCCTTACATTTACTCATTCTGCCATTTCTTCATTTAGGCAAACAGCTTGTTAACAAAAAACAGTTATTTTGATAATACCATTTCCTTAAAAATAAGTTTTCCTTTTTTAATTTGAAAGCCATTATAAGTTCCATCGGGAACATATAACCATTCCCTGCCTTTATCTTTTTTATCTTTTGGAATTAAATTATCAAAAATAATCATATCTCTTTCTTCATTGAAGTTAAGAACCATTAAAGCTTCATCATTGTATTCAAATATTTGTCGGTACTTTGTTTCGCCTTCAACTTTAAAAACAGGAGCACCAAAAACAGGCATCTTATCATTAAAAGTTAATATTTCAATTACTTTTTTATCACTCAAACTATTATTCCCATCCCAACCAAGCAAAATATAATATTCTGTTTTTCTTGTTTTTACATATTTCATATCAAAATACTGAACACCATACCAATTTTCATTTGATAAGAAAGTATCTTCTTCCATTCCAAATTCAATATGCTTTTTACCATCAAACAAAGGTACTAGTTCAAGGCTATCCAAATTATTGAACTGAATAGCACCATAATAGCGATACTCCTCATTATCAAATTTCAAAGTCCAGTTAAATATTCTGAATTTATTATCGGGAGAATTCAAAATTTTAATAAAACCAAATGAATCAAAAGGAAAATCATAAGAGCCGGGTATTTCCAAAACATCTTTAAAGTGCGGAATAAAATCCGTTAGAGCATCCATACGAACAAACATATTCCAACCGTCAATTATCGAATCTCCAAGGGATTGAAATCTTATCTCTGAATTTTTCAGGCTATCGTAATATTTACCATATTTTTCAACAAGCTCCTGATGAGTGAGTTTAATTTGAGAAGAATCAATTTCATTTTCTTTTTCAACTGCTTTTAATTTTTCAAAATTCTCTAAACTAAGTGCAAAATTCATTTCAAATTTTTTTGCCAATGGCAAAGAAAGAATGCCAACCAATCTTCCATTTGAATTTAACAAAGGTCCTCCGTTATTATTTTCAAAAATTGGCAAGGTTAATAAAATACCCTCGCCTACATCCTTAAACATTCTCACTGTTGACACATAGCCATAGTCAAAAGTCATACTATCATTATTAAAAATACCAATTGAAAAAGCTTCATCATTTTCGTAAGGTGCATGATTTGCAATTTTTAAATGACTTAAAGAATCTTTGTCCTTATTTTCAATTAAAAATTTTACAATATCAGTTTTTTCATT is from Bacteroidota bacterium and encodes:
- the mnmE gene encoding tRNA uridine-5-carboxymethylaminomethyl(34) synthesis GTPase MnmE; amino-acid sequence: MINANQTDTIAAIATAPGKGALGIIRVSGTKAFEIVNSIFTGKDLKKVATQTIHYGFIKDKETVVDEVLVSVFKNPGSYTGEDLIEISCHGSLFILNEMMNLLLKKGAKQASAGEFTLRAFLNKKLDLSQAEAVVDVIDSETKASHKIAINQMRGGFSERIKLLRTKLLDLSTLFELELDFAEEDVEFATNEQLSNILIEIKKEVAVMVDSFKLGNVLKQGVSVVIAGRPNAGKSTLLNSLLEDERAITSHIPGTTRDFIEDVINIDGILFRFVDTAGLTQSENEIEKIGIARTLEKINKADIIIYLFDVTELSSEDVKEDIKQLQLKSKFVIVANKFDKINKEKIGEIKKKYKSIDKDVVFISSKFQKNITELKKTLIKKLDVEKYEGDFSVVTNTRHYKILIDILKSIKDIDTAIENSVSKDFISIDIRSILQQMGEITGEITNDEILGNIFGRFCIGK
- a CDS encoding DUF4837 family protein; translated protein: MRYLVIIFSIIFIFSISSCNHKDSKDKKNQEKQLENIPTSIGGIYELFVVGENLTSNPELKIKISESISQIIPALPQPEQMFSLTFIDVNNFNANFRKNINVLLLSVLPKDKQMQNLIGNITTKENINFIKIKNVWSEPQKVISVSGNTEEALISELQKRKVEIFNSFDKTSKIKLRNLIYKKNEHSKFTKRLSENHNFKFLVPKNYFFVLEAFPGNRDTILEKYNLNSLAWMRSESEKSNNNIIIYSVDYDKKLLESEKEIFKLKSKVSKIVTSKNKDSYMSIDTIHYDYYFQKNKLNNLEAFELKGIWQMENDWMGGPFINYIIPDKKNNRIIFIEAFIYAAGTQKRNFVKRLEVILETFSLGS
- a CDS encoding tetratricopeptide repeat protein, with protein sequence MKKILLTITFFSIFFTAVFSQNTTDEQLAIQYFQNEEYEKAIVIFEELFEKDQSSLYIYNYYFSCLLNLKEFKEAKSLLKKLNRKYPDKTEYIVDLGYLYELTDNDKKAKNIYKDVLNDLTADEVIIRHVANAFYKRKKIDLAIKTYQKGRKILRDKTAFGFTLATLYSLNGEIENMTFEYLQILDNTPKKLEAIQDLLQDKIQATATYKKVKTIVIKEVQSKNYPSTYVDLLSWLFIQKKDFKAAFRQQKALDKRYNNNNRGLIKLSETCILNKAYSVAEEIYNYIISKGQKTPYFYHAKFGLIDIQYLQLKNNPNPDIESIRKIEKEYSEYINYEFYKYIRLTEKVILRLGEIKAVYLNNVPGAINFLSKYLNVRQISKETKAQIKLSLGDYYVLDGDVWEATLLYKQVDKMFRDHPLGHIAKFRSAKLSFFMGDFEWANDQLDILKASTSELIANDALQLSMLIQDNLGLDSTDHALKMYARADFYLFKNNFNSATTTIDSIFLKFPQHSLSDDALFLKGRIQLKQKHFEKAIENFQNVYKNYPDDILADDALYKTAIIYEQFLNNNEEAFKIYEKIILDYPGSVFVVNARNKYRKMKTDKKDILIEN
- the trxA gene encoding thioredoxin, whose protein sequence is MTSSNFSTTISSGVTLVDFWATWCRPCLMQAPIVEEVAVEIGNKATIGKLDVDQAGMIAQQYGIRNIPTILIFKDGEVVERFVGLKDKQSLLNAINKHL
- a CDS encoding Crp/Fnr family transcriptional regulator, with amino-acid sequence MYQILLKCLLFNGLNSSEIEELLESFTYRKRKFVKNELIATSGNIVKGINILIAGDVRGEMVDFGGKIIKIEDMQTPKVLAPAFLFGKNNVYPVDIIANCNVEILFIHKDSFLKILQLNKAVLMNYLNIISNQSQFLSTKIKFLSFHSIKGKFAHYIINLSNQSNEKEIFLPLSQSKLASLFGVTRPSLSRVIRELNDTKIISAKGKKLKILDETALIEFLS
- a CDS encoding 4Fe-4S ferredoxin, whose amino-acid sequence is MKRDIVKIDEELCNGCGDCIPNCHEGALQIIDEKARLVSDLMCDGLGACIGHCPLGAITIEQREAEAYNETKVMVDMIKKGKNTVIAHLVHLKEHQELELMKEGINYLKANEQNLDFDLSETITAIHTEKKSSCESGGCPGSAPVSINSDLKLDFSTGSLKSELKQWPVQFHLINPVAAYFKNTDLLLAADCVAFSIGNFHQDYLKGKQLIIACPKLDSEQDSYLQKLIHLIDNAKVNTITTMIMQVPCCGGLLQLVKTAIEKANRKVPVKLIVVGIEGNILQEDWI
- a CDS encoding cupin domain-containing protein, with product MKIKKVEITEKKKNPHNTDARLLYDMDEAQAVHITLKSGESLKPHITPVNVFFYILEGEPTIVIGKEKEIVKKDCLVESPKDIPHCIYNYSENDVRVLVVKVPKPTTATKIL
- a CDS encoding serine protease, encoding MKKFLLILFVIASINSFAQNPWDGIFEKYYKTVFSIRTIDADGNDKIQGVGFFIDYKGLAFSCAHILEKEGEKIIVTHDNRRYPIKEIIAKNEKTDIVKFLIENKDKDSLSHLKIANHAPYENDEAFSIGIFNNDSMTFDYGYVSTVRMFKDVGEGILLTLPIFENNNGGPLLNSNGRLVGILSLPLAKKFEMNFALSLENFEKLKAVEKENEIDSSQIKLTHQELVEKYGKYYDSLKNSEIRFQSLGDSIIDGWNMFVRMDALTDFIPHFKDVLEIPGSYDFPFDSFGFIKILNSPDNKFRIFNWTLKFDNEEYRYYGAIQFNNLDSLELVPLFDGKKHIEFGMEEDTFLSNENWYGVQYFDMKYVKTRKTEYYILLGWDGNNSLSDKKVIEILTFNDKMPVFGAPVFKVEGETKYRQIFEYNDEALMVLNFNEERDMIIFDNLIPKDKKDKGREWLYVPDGTYNGFQIKKGKLIFKEMVLSK